One Amaranthus tricolor cultivar Red isolate AtriRed21 chromosome 1, ASM2621246v1, whole genome shotgun sequence DNA window includes the following coding sequences:
- the LOC130800769 gene encoding sphingoid long-chain bases kinase 1 encodes MQNTGVLPNNPSVRVPTQQSARRLGFCSQIATGQHCSPVVFPEKRSKGKGSRQNEVIATSNDPQSAKRDEHRIDVGDEQSDLLGYDVLSGKLVLDKQKTKRSTDAKASTEIKIQEGSDAKLTSKALVWGSNTLYLEDVISVSYSSGLRHFTIHSYPIKNRAYFLSCFMKPQRCQKDFRFLASNSDEALQWVNAFADQQCYINCLPHPLVSSKKQSSELASSDFLFEPFEPYIKCKSSPKMLVILNPRSGHGRSSKVFHKMVEPIFKLAGFKLEVVKTTCAGHARKLAATVDFSTCPDGIVCVGGDGIVNEVLNGLLSRDNQKEAISIPIGIIPAGSDNSLVWTVLGVRDPISAAISIVKGGLTATDVFAVEWIQSGVIHFGTTVSYFGFVSDVLELSEKYQKRFGPLRYFVAGFLKFLCLPKYSFELEYLPASKGLTEAGNIFADQDVFDMSDLYNDIMRINNANGLPRASSLSSIDSIMSPSRISGVDMDTSGSNTRASTEPSEYVRGLDPRTKRLSSGRRNESAEPEVIHPQIPLSTTPNWPRTRSKSRTDKGWTGMTITHDATRSSWGNIGLDKEDISSTLSDPGPIWDSEPKWDTEPNWDEENRIELPGPAPEEDEEEKKKELAHRLDDKWVVKKGPFLGVLVCNHSCKTVQSLSSQVVAPNAEPDDNCLDLLLVHGSGRLRLLTFFLRLQFGRHLSLPYVEYVKVKSVKIKPGKHSHSGCGIDGELFQVHEQVITSLLPEQCRLIGRPPSRQI; translated from the exons atGCAGAATACTGGAGTCCTTCCAAATAATCCTTCTGTAAGAGTGCCTACGCAGCAGTCTGCCCGCCGTTTGGGCTTCTGTTCTCAAATAGCCACTGGGCAGCACTGCTCCCCCGTTGTTTTCCCTGAAAAACGTAGTAAAGGAAAGGGCTCTCGCCAGAATGAAGTAATTGCTACAAGCAATGACCCACAATCAGCAAAGAGGGATGAGCACAGAATTGACGTAGGGGATGAACAATCAGACTTGTTAGGATATGACGTGCTTTCAGGGAAGTTGGTTTTGGATAAGCAAAAGACTAAAAGGAGTACAGATGCCAAGGCATCAACAGAAATAAAAATCCAAGAAGGTTCTGATGCCAAACTTACCAGCAAGGCGCTAGTTTGGGGCTCAAATACGTTGTACTTAGAAGATGTAATTTCG GTATCCTATAGTTCTGGTCTTAGACATTTCACTATACACTCCTATCCAATAAAGAACCGTGCATATTTCCTTTCTTGCTTTATGAAACCTCAAAGATGTCAGAAGGATTTCCGCTTTTTGGCTTCTAACTCGGATGAGGCACTTCAATGGGTCAATGCTTTTGCGGATCAACAATGCTATATTAATTGTTTGCCGCATCCGCTTGTATCATCAAAGAAACAATCTTCAGAGCTTGCTTCTAGTGATTTTCTATTTGAACCTTTTGAACCATATATCAAATGCAAGAGTTCACCGAAAATGCTTGTGATATTGAACCCACGGTCAGGACATGGTCGATCAAGCAAAGTATTTCATAAAATGGTTGAGCCGATATTTAAG CTTGCAGGTTTTAAGCTAGAGGTTGTCAAAACAACTTGTGCTGGGCATGCTAGAAAACTTGCCGCCACAGTTGATTTTAGCACATGTCCTGATG GGATTGTATGTGTTGGAGGCGATGGAATTGTGAATGAG GTTTTAAATGGTTTGCTCAGTAGGGACAATCAGAAAGAGGCTATTTCTATACCTATTGGAATTATTCCAGCTGGCTCTGATAATTCTCTTGTTTGGACTGTTTTGGGGGTGAGAGATCCTATATCTGCTGCAATATCTATTGTTAAG GGAGGCCTTACAGCAACAGATGTATTTGCTGTGGAATGGATTCAGTCAGGAGTGATCCACTTCGGTACAACTGTCTCATATTTTGGATTTGTTAGTGATG TGCTGGAGCTCTCTGAGAAATATCAAAAGCGATTTGGACCCTTGCGTTATTTTGTTGCCGGTTTTCTCAAGTTTTTGTGCCTGCCAAAATACAGCTTTGAACTAGAATACCTTCCCGCATCAAAAGGGTTAACCGAGGCCGGAAATATTTTTGCTGATCAGGATGTTTTTGATATGTCTGATCTATACAATGACATTATGCGGATAAATAATGCGAATGGCCTTCCGAGAGCTTCCAGTTTGTCAAGTATTGATTCAATAATGAGCCCTAGTAGGATTTCAGGGGTGGATATGGATACAAGTGGCAGTAACACACGTGCTAGCACTGAGCCGTCTGAGTACGTGCGTGGCTTAGATCCTAGAACAAAACGCCTTTCTTCTGGGAGAAGGAATGAATCGGCAGAACCTGAAGTTATTCATCCCCAAATTCCATTGTCAACAACTCCAAATTGGCCAAGGACTAGGTCCAAGTCCAGGACAGACAAGGGATGGACTGGAATGACCATCACACATGATGCCACTAGAAGTTCTTGGGGAAATATTGGACTAGACAAGGAGGATATTTCTTCTACATTGTCTGACCCTGGCCCAATCTGGGATTCTGAACCAAAGTGGGACACTGAGCCTAACTGGGATGAAGAAAATAGGATTGAATTGCCCGGACCAGCTCCTgaagaagacgaagaagaaaaaaagaaagaactGGCTCATAGGTTGGACGATAAATGGGTGGTTAAGAAAGGACCATTTCTTGGTGTTTTAGTATGTAATCATTCATGCAAAACTGTTCAAAGTTTGAGCTCTCAGGTGGTGGCACCTAATGCTGAACCTGATGAtaattgtttagatttattatTGGTCCATGGAAGTGGAAGGCTTAGACTGCTGACATTTTTCTTACGTCTACAATTTGGTCGACATTTATCCCTGCCATATGTCGAGTATGTGAAG GTGAAATCTGTCAAGATCAAACCAGGGAAACATTCTCATAGTGGTTGTGGGATTGATGGGGAACTATTCCAGGTTCATGAGCAAGTGATAACTTCTTTGCTTCCTGAACAATGCCGGCTTATTGGTCGACCACCTAGTCGACAAATATGA